From the genome of Torulaspora globosa chromosome 2, complete sequence, one region includes:
- the PRP21 gene encoding Prp21p (ancestral locus Anc_1.132) has protein sequence MANQAVSTSKMNDINVLTGSVRNGELLREAIEKTAKYVVENGSSFEEKLKGDARFSFVMPGDENYELYQQTLSQERSSRASEDEQAGRREMPKEPYAFCFSNYDENITQRDLEIIKLAAAYCVANESNNYLEKMRHEFANDELLVFLNPDHALNNTFVQFVNQYKQVKNNSLGAPFFEWRKGDYKFQILQRSFQRAEFNVYNKESRAKKDKVLSLQKIQFAAYDWTRFKVVNKVTLPTSDSSDLPAPLDFNQLALKRLEKSDMLSVFDKLEAEEPRKGPKSKKRKLKAAGATRLKMGKTTTDTEDKAELRYIKCPITNKLIPEDKFDKHLQVLLADPHYKAEREKFEAKHRLSNLSSAEVYENIKRVAKASSPST, from the coding sequence ATGGCGAATCAGGCAGTTTCGACATCTAAAATGAATGATATAAACGTGTTAACCGGATCGGTACGAAATGGCGAATTGCTGAGAGAAGCAATTGAGAAGACAGCTAAGTATGTGGTTGAGAAtggcagcagctttgaagaaaagctgAAGGGAGACGCTAGATTTTCCTTTGTGATGCCTGGAGATGAAAATTATGAGCTTTATCAGCAAACTTTGAGCCAGGAGCGAAGTTCTCGAGCGTCAGAGGATGAACAGGCTGGTAGAAGGGAAATGCCGAAGGAACCTTACGCCTTTTGCTTTTCTAATTATGACGAGAATATAACACAGAGAGACCTAGAGATTATTAAGCTTGCAGCAGCTTATTGTGTGGCTAATGAGAGTAATAATTATTTGGAAAAAATGAGACATGAGTTTGCCAACGATGAGCTCCTCGTTTTTCTAAACCCTGACCATGCTTTGAATAATACATTCGTTCAGTTTGTGAATCAATACAAGCAAGTAAAGAACAATTCACTTGGAGCGCCTTTCTTTGAGTGGAGGAAAGGGGATTATAAGTTCCAGATTCTGCAGAGGAGTTTCCAAAGGGCTGAGTTCAATGTTTACAATAAGGAATCGAGAGCGAAGAAAGACAAAGTTTTGAGTCTACAAAAAATCCAATTCGCCGCCTATGACTGGACACGTTTTAAGGTGGTGAACAAAGTCACTCTGCCGACTTCGGATTCTAGTGATCTTCCTGCGCCGTTGGATTTCAATCAGCtggctttgaaaagattggaAAAATCCGATATGCTGAGTGTATTCGATAAACTTGAAGCAGAGGAACCAAGAAAGGGTCCcaagtcgaagaagaggaaacTCAAGGCGGCAGGCGCGACAAGGCTGAAGATGGGAAAAACAACGACAGATACAGAAGATAAAGCGGAGCTGAGATATATTAAGTGTCCTATTACCAATAAGTTAATTCCAGAGGATAAATTCGATAAGCACTTGCAAGTTCTGTTAGCGGACCCGCACTATAAAGCAGAACGAGAGAAGTTTGAGGCCAAGCACAGACTTTCAAATTTAAGCTCTGCGGAAGTCTATGAGAACATAAAAAGAGTTGCGAAGGCTTCCAGCCCCTCGACATGA
- the BUD5 gene encoding Ras family guanine nucleotide exchange factor BUD5 (ancestral locus Anc_1.134), whose product MNSGISATTPLFLHNDDDFVSPTRSLQINFEHSEEGMLELPEQQYKSTAGHRKDHSSKSLSSVSDTSFQTAPSAHIEVRADAEDEEDLTLMSNNALTGFRGYQEELADNTPVIGRKSPTEEDVMTPRCIRDNNTEKSHESEGDRALLYKEPETGLGISKRESSITISSYIKTANSTKIVSPTSSPIRAIRASAIINNRAGRKLLDGGLQKGNPVSNDQSNSVSNSNTSLAPDLDKRPMGLSKAPTLKKSSEISLHDDSFAYLFIIAIHSFNAESLENPEDVSICLSFEKNDIAFVHTVDESGWGEVTLIRNRKRGWVPFNYFSDTVKPTESSRSDLSTYDLIKSRLPLQELLSACAKFLLHPQDTRLPGAKEATFNVEYINQIRDGVKTVLEMTGCVSRSNDLVKQKPDLRKARKLLLANWYNLMIKADFHKHSTNPANIQKLIDLTFEVLNRAFEFFNIWSTETTAAIQNPEQKAEDVQQATKSALVPSASDLQMPHLTKPPTAMARLHEIYDLLILYVGLILGRLDLIEHNPSGVEALEYIVHQVIVLLRELLYINKSCSAIIQEKFQYAYENTLHKNLDPLFSLVSELVSCVKALVTETLKEDFGHTARHLSIKEGTYHYTDQGQRLCDVVANMTGLISDSISGCSSYLRLIGDFQLSADRQNLDFQKIKMTPAKFFQRCSVGLTKHIDKGLLKEKFFEAESGRDPRSWKSVSRYSCIRSGSMDDPGITRRGTQFLQDYLQDQKPFGRDSTFEAFRPDELEQEKQDSKWDNINDKQLMLDELVFDNDGNIVAGSLRALVYKLTDEIDKPDDFFIATCLYNFRSFGTAIDFIDLLISRADLNDSTSQFDCSTSNGPYSSRSSRIKNRRKLVSFIFQTWMESFWDSSTDYKVLPTMINFFNEGLSLHLPIESKRLIEIAAKLSAWKPTSKAYKRGQKVHPQLKPKKIRSRCNSIYSDISSSSLSSRLSVFSLDEKIIEEYELNHVQPRSVSSISLPLPVLNLGTSSLLSKRNVQDMERLVNRYRSMVGKSIQTTTPNAFVPKSELSLLIMEWNDLVNRCKEVPRNLIHNDMSLVDLNALEVAKQLTLIESRLYLNIHSFELLDDKLLEKNLDEKSSPNVTTLLGFTNRLSNYVFETILSPQISLKARVSRLKVWLKVALSCSYFRNYNSVASIMTALQNHAITRLNTIWTDLRKKDIELYEYLSRIVHPNNNFKVYRKKLKRYMKEDAVGTLSQDRSSVPVVPFFNLFLQDLTFISEGNNTFRNPDSFRPHKLINLDKFYKITKTLNITAYFQVDYEVQEERTENLSSFFNLNDQVDGDTKSIKPIPLLQEFILYEIWRVNILYKETTDRAYQLSLQLSPRK is encoded by the coding sequence ATGAACTCTGGGATCAGTGCAACTACTCCCTTATTTCTTCACAATGATGACGACTTTGTATCGCCGACGAGATCCCTTCAGATCAATTTTGAACATTCAGAGGAAGGTATGTTAGAGTTACCAGAGCAACAATATAAGTCAACAGCAGGACATCGAAAGGATCACTCATCCAAATCTTTAAGCAGCGTTAGTGACACGTCGTTTCAAACAGCGCCTTCGGCGCATATTGAGGTCAGGGCTGATGctgaagacgaagaagatctaACGTTAATGAGCAACAACGCATTGACTGGTTTCCGGGGGTACCAGGAGGAATTAGCCGATAACACACCTGTCATAGGACGTAAATCGCCTACCGAAGAGGATGTGATGACGCCTAGATGTATTCGAGATAACAACACGGAGAAAAGCCACGAATCAGAGGGAGATCGTGCGCTGCTTTACAAAGAACCAGAGACCGGTCTGGGAATCAGCAAGAGAGAGAGTAGTATCACGATCAGCTCCTACATTAAAACAGCAAATTCGACAAAAATAGTCTCCCCGACATCGTCGCCTATCAGAGCTATACGAGCGTCTGCTATTATCAACAACCGCGCTGGAAGGAAGTTATTGGACGGAGGCTTGCAGAAGGGAAACCCAGTAAGTAATGACCAGTCAAACAGCGTTTCAAACAGCAATACGTCATTAGCTCCAGATTTGGACAAACGACCAATGGGGCTTTCGAAGGCTCCTACACTCAAGAAAAGCTCTGAAATAAGTCTGCATGACGACAGCTTCGCCTATTTATTCATCATTGCTATTCATTCCTTCAATGCTGAGTCTTTGGAGAATCCCGAAGATGTTTCGATATGCCTATCATTCGAGAAAAATGACATTGCATTTGTGCATACAGTGGACGAATCAGGATGGGGTGAAGTTACATTAATCCGTAATCGAAAACGAGGATGGGTTCCTTTTAACTATTTTTCTGACACTGTCAAGCCAACAGAATCTTCACGTTCAGATTTAAGCACATATGATCTTATAAAATCAAGGCTTCCATTGCAAGAGTTACTCTCAGCATGTGCGAAATTCCTGCTACATCCTCAAGACACCCGTTTACCGGGCGCGAAAGAAGCGACTTTCAACGTGGAATACATAAACCAGATCAGAGATGGTGTGAAAACTGTTTTGGAGATGACCGGCTGTGTTTCTCGATCGAACGATCTGGTTAAACAAAAGCCAGACCTGCGAAAGGCGAGGAAACTTTTACTTGCAAATTGGTATAATTTGATGATCAAAGCAGATTTCCACAAGCATTCGACCAATCCAGCCAACATCCAGAAATTGATAGATTTAACATTTGAAGTGCTAAACAGAGCATTCGAATTCTTTAACATTTGGTCGACGGAGACGACTGCTGCTATCCAAAATCCAGAGCAAAAAGCCGAAGATGTACAGCAGGCCACAAAATCTGCTCTAGTGCCATCTGCAAgtgatcttcaaatgccACATTTGACGAAACCTCCAACCGCCATGGCGCGCTTGCATGAGATTTACGATCTTTTGATTCTGTATGTTGGCTTGATTCTAGGCCGATTAGACTTGATCGAACATAACCCTAGCGGGGTGGAGGCACTGGAGTATattgttcatcaagttATCGTACTACTAAGGGAGCTATTATACATCAACAAGTCCTGTTCTGCCATAATTCAAGAGAAGTTTCAATATGCTTACGAGAATACTCTACACAAGAATCTCGATCCACTTTTCTCGTTAGTGTCGGAACTTGTTTCTTGCGTTAAAGCTTTGGTTACggaaactttgaaagaagacTTTGGGCATACAGCGAGACATCTCTCGATAAAGGAAGGGACTTACCACTATACTGATCAAGGCCAAAGATTATGCGATGTTGTAGCTAATATGACCGGCCTGATTTCGGATTCTATCAGCGGTTGCAGTAGCTACCTTCGCCTTATCGGAGATTTTCAGCTCTCTGCTGACAGACAAAATTTAGATTTTCAGAAGATTAAGATGACACCTGCAAAATTCTTCCAGAGATGCTCTGTGGGATTAACAAAGCATATTGACAAGGGACTGCTAAAAGAGAaattctttgaagctgaaagtgGCCGAGATCCACGCTCATGGAAATCGGTTAGTAGATATTCTTGTATCCGCTCGGGCAGTATGGATGATCCTGGAATCACGCGTCGCGGAACTCAGTTTTTACAGGACTATTTGCAAGATCAGAAGCCTTTTGGAAGGGACTCCACTTTCGAAGCCTTCAGACCAGATGAATTAGAgcaagaaaaacaagaTTCTAAGTGGGATAATATCAATGACAAACAACTAATGCTTGACGAGCTTGTGTTTGATAATGATGGTAACATTGTTGCTGGATCTCTCCGCGCTTTAGTATACAAATTGACTGATGAGATAGATAAGCCAGATGACTTCTTTATCGCAACTTGCCTATACAACTTCCGCTCTTTCGGTACTGCAATAGACTTCATTGATTTGCTAATTTCCCGCGCTGACTTAAATGACAGCACTTCGCAATTTGATTGTTCGACAAGCAACGGACCATACtcctcaagatcttcgagaatCAAAAATAGAAGAAAACTTGTATCTTTCATATTTCAGACTTGGATGGAAAGTTTCTGGGATTCTAGCACAGACTATAAAGTATTACCCACCATGATAAACTTTTTTAATGAAGGTTTGTCGTTGCACTTGCCCATAGAGTCTAAAAGACTCATTGAGATAGCTGCGAAATTATCAGCTTGGAAGCCCACCTCGAAGGCGTATAAAAGGGGACAGAAAGTCCACCCTCAGCTGAAGCCTAAGAAAATTCGATCAAGGTGTAATTCGATCTACTCTGATATTTCATCGAGTAGCTTGAGTAGTCGCCTCTCCGTGTTTTCTTTGGATGAAaaaatcattgaagagTACGAGCTAAATCATGTACAGCCACGCAGTGTTAGCTCCATATCGTTGCCGTTGCCGGTTCTTAACTTGGGAACTTCATCTCTTCTCAGTAAGCGAAACGTACAAGACATGGAGAGGTTGGTAAATCGCTACAGATCAATGGTAGGAAAATCGATTCAAACAACCACACCGAATGCTTTCGTGCCTAAAAGTGAACTCTCTCTTTTAATCATGGAATGGAATGATCTTGTTAACAGATGCAAGGAGGTTCCTAGGAATTTGATCCATAATGATATGAGTTTAGTCGACCTGAACGCTCTGGAGGTTGCGAAGCAGCTTACACTAATCGAATCACGGTTATATCTGAATATTCACTCTTTTGAGCTACTCGATGACAAGCTTTTAgagaagaatcttgatgaaaaatcGTCTCCTAATGTTACCACGCTTTTGGGCTTTACCAACAGATTATCCAATTATGTCTTCGAAACCATTTTGAGTCCTCAAATTTCGCTCAAAGCCCGCGTTTCACGGTTAAAAGTCTGGCTCAAAGTAGCTTTATCGTGCTCTTATTTCAGGAATTATAATTCAGTCGCCTCAATCATGactgctcttcaaaatcatgCTATAACGAGATTGAACACTATCTGGACTGACCTGCGCAAGAAAGACATTGAGCTTTATGAAtatctttcaagaattgTCCACCCTAATAACAACTTCAAGGTTTAcagaaaaaaattgaaaagATATATGAAAGAGGATGCTGTGGGTACATTATCACAAGATAGGTCCTCAGTGCCGGTTGTTCCTTTTTTCAATTTATTCTTACAGGATCTTACCTTCATCTCTGAAGGAAACAACACGTTTCGGAATCCGGACTCCTTCAGGCCACATAAACTGATAAACCTTGATAAATTTTACAAGATTACAAAGACTCTGAACATTACAGCATACTTCCAGGTTGATTATGAAGTGCAAGAAGAGCGAACCGAAAACTTAAGCTCCTTCTTTAATTTGAACGACCAGGTTGATGGTGATACTAAAAGCATTAAACCCATTCCGTTGTTGCAAGAATTTATTCTTTATGAGATCTGGAGGGTCAACATTTTATACAAGGAAACCACTGACCGTGCATATCAATTGAGCTTGCAGTTATCTCCCAGAAAGTAA
- the ACO2 gene encoding aconitate hydratase ACO2 (ancestral locus Anc_1.135), with product MLSAVSRVNLKRSLATHAQFPATPKDFATRMPPYAKLLSKLGKVKELTNNAPLTFAEKILYSHLCDPEESITSSKLEDIRGLQYLKLHPDRVAMQDASAQMALLQFMTTGLSETAVPASIHCDHLIVGKKGETEDLKSSIATNKEVFDFLQSCGKKYGIQFWGPGSGIIHQIVLENFSAPGLMMLGTDSHTPNAGGLGAIAIGVGGADAVDALTGTPWELKAPRILGVKLTGRLNGWGSPKDVITKLAGLLTVRGGTGYIVEYFGAGVETLSCTGMATICNMGAEIGATTSTFPYQEAHKLYLQATGRGAIAEHADVALREYGFLRADEGAQYDKVIEINLSELEPHVNGPFTPDLSTPISKYGEKSLKENWPQKISAGLIGSCTNSSYQDMTRAAELVSQAAKAGLKPKIPFFVTPGSEQIRATLERDGLIETFTKNGAVVLANACGPCIGQWAREDIPKSSNQTNSIFTSFNRNFRARNDGNRNTMNFLTSPEIVTAMIYSGSAQFNPVTDIIELENGKKFKFEPPKGQDLPIKGFEHGRDEFYPANDPKPEAEVQVEVSPSSDRLQLLEPFEPWNGKELQTNILMKVEGKCTTDHISAAGAWLKYKGHLENISYNTLIGAQNKETHEVNRVYDFDGTAYGIPELMMKWKQEKRPWTVVAEHNYGEGSAREHAALSPRFLGGQIILVKSFARIHETNLKKQGMLPLTFADEADYDKLASGDVLQTVGLIDMVAKGGDNGGQLDVKITKSSGESFIIKAKHTMSKDQIEFFKAGSAINYIGNLRKTRQ from the coding sequence ATGCTCTCAGCAGTCTCGAGGGTAAACCTTAAGAGAAGTCTGGCGACTCATGCCCAGTTCCCAGCGACGCCGAAAGATTTTGCAACTCGCATGCCACCGTATGCCAAATTATTGTCTAAGCTAGGTAAGGTTAAAGAGCTGACGAACAATGCGCCATTGACatttgctgaaaagattcTGTATTCCCATCTTTGCGATCCGGAAGAGTCGATCACGTCTTCCAAGCTGGAAGATATTCGCGGGCTACAATACTTGAAGCTCCACCCGGACCGTGTCGCCATGCAAGATGCGTCTGCTCAGATGGCTCTACTGCAGTTTATGACAACGGGCCTTTCAGAAACTGCCGTTCCCGCATCCATTCACTGTGATCATCTTATCGTCGGTAAGAAAGGTGAGACGGAAGATCTGAAATCTTCGATCGCAACGAACAAAGAGGTGTTCGATTTCCTGCAAAGTTGTGGTAAGAAATATGGTATCCAATTCTGGGGTCCAGGTTCCGGTATTATCCATCAGATTGTCTTGGAAAACTTTTCCGCCCCAGGTTTGATGATGCTAGGGACTGACTCCCATACTCCTAACGCTGGTGGTCTAGGTGCGATCGCCATCGGTGTCGGTGGTGCAGATGCTGTTGACGCACTGACCGGCACGCCATGGGAGTTGAAAGCGCCTAGAATACTTGGCGTTAAGTTGACTGGCCGACTCAATGGTTGGGGCTCTCCAAAGGACGTCATCACTAAGCTTGCGGGTCTTTTGACCGTCAGAGGCGGTACTGGCTATATTGTCGAATACTTTGGTGCAGGTGTCGAGACTTTGTCATGTACTGGCATGGCCACCATTTGTAATATGGGTGCTGAAATTGGCGCTACAACCTCCACTTTCCCCTACCAAGAAGCACATAAATTGTATCTACAAGCCACAGGTAGAGGCGCAATCGCGGAACATGCCGATGTTGCTCTTCGTGAATATGGTTTCCTGAGGGCAGACGAAGGCGCCCAGTATGATAAGGTGATTGAAATAAATTTATCAGAGCTTGAACCACATGTTAATGGTCCATTTACGCCTGATCTATCTACCCCAATCTCCAAGTATGGCGAaaagagcttgaaagaaAACTGGCCTCAGAAGATCTCAGCAGGTTTGATTGGTTCCTGTACCAACTCTTCATACCAAGATATGACCCGTGCGGCCGAATTGGTTTCCCAAGCAGCAAAAGCAGGCTTGAAACCAAAGATTCCATTTTTCGTTACTCCTGGGTCAGAGCAAATTCGTGCCACacttgaaagagatggatTGATTGAAACTTTTACCAAAAATGGTGCTGTCGTTCTGGCAAATGCATGTGGACCATGTATAGGACAGTGGGCGAGAGAAGACATCCCAAAGAGTTCCAACCAAACGAACTCTATCTTCACTTCTTTCAACCGGAATTTTAGAGCCAGAAACGATGGTAATAGAAACACCATGAATTTCCTGACCTCGCCAGAAATAGTTACTGCCATGATATATTCTGGTAGTGCGCAGTTCAACCCAGTTACTGACATCATTGAGTTGGAGAACGGCAAAAAGTTTAAGTTTGAACCACCTAAAGGTCAAGATCTACCAATAAAAGGCTTTGAACATGGTAGAGACGAGTTTTATCCCGCTAACGATCCAAAAccagaagctgaagttcAGGTGGAAGTTAGCCCTAGCTCCGATCGCTTACAGCTTTTGGAACCCTTCGAACCTTGGAATGGTAAAGAGCTTCAAACAAATATCCTGATGAAAGTTGAAGGTAAGTGTACGACTGATCACATCTCTGCAGCGGGTGCCTGGCTGAAATACAAGGGACATTTGGAAAATATCTCCTATAATACTCTGATTGGAGCTCAGAATAAAGAAACTCATGAGGTTAACAGGGTCTATGATTTTGATGGGACTGCTTACGGCATTCCAGagctgatgatgaaatggaaGCAGGAAAAGAGACCTTGGACCGTCGTTGCAGAGCACAACTATGGTGAAGGTTCTGCCAGAGAACATGCTGCTTTATCACCTAGATTCCTAGGTGGTCAAATCATCTTGGTTAAGTCATTTGCAAGAATTCATGAAACtaacttgaagaaacaaggTATGCTACCATTAACCTTTGCTGATGAAGCGGACTATGATAAATTGGCATCGGGTGATGTTTTACAAACGGTTGGTCTAATTGACATGGTCGCCAAGGGCGGAGACAATGGTGGACAACTTGATGTCAAAATTACGAAAAGCTCTGGTGAGTCCTTCATTATCAAAGCCAAACATACCATGTCAAAAGATCAGATTGAGTTTTTCAAGGCTGGATCAGCCATAAATTATATTGGTAACCTGCGTAAGACACGTCAGTAG
- the ECM25 gene encoding Ecm25p (ancestral locus Anc_1.133) codes for MLHVNVNRIFFKSYSIDPISGHSIYVFDSTFLPEPDEVGDKQIYDMLIDELTDKLIERIPCAPFSLVVFSSGFIQKKISWVYGVKMFSKLPHELRSLLQKTFIVHESFFVRTVYQVLSNAMSIKMLGAYSSQSTKSSEPFSMVHVSNLTELSQLIDITRLRISLNVYLHDYQINDYIELPDGYYSRLSSVGSRQYRQLIFDKIFKRLRLEAVANELIFQKPGSYKKVNILLDVIERNNYVDLSQWDIYSLASVFLHFLRNKSQPLIPIDLVPLPIKDDFQYTFQTFYNIIVHNHYFELLKAIFPLFISILECSDVTKHNKTSLGKALTPTLCKEKMSMMSADRLALGGRFIRNLFEYFPAIVDQLHNRRTAMAASVTSAIEQPQRPTKLTAPVALPPPNIPRARKSSPSRYGDLKSTDASRSSSQQSDNSRAVSSASTFISEGGPILKNRELSISLRVHNDSVTTLTDESTESRSTSPVRTAEAINQMVTDDTADDKSTDNANNKITAEPTNVSSEKYSKIVQFDKDLEKQKQLSNKANLNAKFSLQGYSDIKVGNKVSKLAALYEERLQGLQILNQINKTESHS; via the coding sequence ATGCTGCATGTCAATGTAAATAGgatctttttcaaatcataCTCTATTGATCCCATTTCTGGACACAGCATATATGTCTTCGACTCAACTTTCCTTCCTGAGCCAGATGAAGTTGGCGATAAACAGATATACGATATGCTCATTGATGAGCTCACCGACAAACTGATAGAACGGATACCATGTGCTCCCTTCTCGCTTGTGGTTTTCTCGTCGGGGTTCattcagaagaagataagCTGGGTATACGGCGTCAAAATGTTCTCAAAACTACCCCATGAACTACGGAGCCTTCTACAAAAGACTTTCATCGTTCATGAGTCGTTTTTCGTCAGAACTGTTTATCAAGTTTTGTCTAATGCAATGAGTATCAAAATGCTAGGTGCATACAGCTCCCAAAGCACAAAAAGCTCGGAGCCTTTTTCGATGGTTCATGTATCGAATCTAACTGAGCTCTCACAGCTGATAGATATAACCCGACTGAGGATTTCGCTAAATGTCTACCTGCACGACTATCAGATAAACGATTACATCGAGTTGCCAGACGGATATTATTCACGTCTATCATCAGTTGGTAGTCGGCAATACAGGCAGCTGATTTTTGATAAGATTTTCAAAAGACTAAGATTGGAAGCGGTTGCTAATGAGCTTATATTTCAGAAGCCGGGATCCTATAAAAAAGTTaacatccttcttgatgtGATTGAAAGAAACAATTACGttgatctttctcaatGGGATATTTACTCGTTGGCCTCTGTCTTTTTACATTTTCTGAGGAATAAATCGCAACCTTTAATACCTATCGATTTGGTGCCACTGCCAATCAAAGACGACTTTCAGTATACGTTTCAAACCTTTTACAATATCATCGTGCATAACCATTACTTCGAACTCTTAAAGGCTATTTTTCCGCTGTTCATCTCAATTTTAGAATGTTCTGATGTTACCAAACATAACAAAACAAGCCTGGGCAAAGCATTAACACCAACCCTATGTAAGGAGAAAATGTCTATGATGAGTGCTGACCGATTGGCGTTGGGAGGTCGTTTTATCAGAAACCTGTTCGAATATTTCCCTGCAATTGTAGACCAACTGCACAATCGAAGAACCGCAATGGCAGCATCTGTAACCTCTGCTATCGAGCAGCCTCAGAGACCAACAAAACTCACGGCTCCAGTAGCTTTACCGCCGCCCAATATACCCCGAGCGAGGAAATCGAGCCCTTCGAGATATGGAGATCTGAAATCAACCGATGCTTCTAGATCGTCTTCTCAACAATCGGACAACAGTCGCGCTGTTAGTTCTGCATCGACTTTTATAAGCGAAGGAGGACCAATACTCAAAAACAGAGAGCTGAGCATTTCTTTGCGTGTCCACAATGACTCAGTAACAACCTTAACTGATGAGTCGACTGAATCAAGATCAACCTCGCCAGTGAGAACAGCAGAAGCCATAAACCAGATGGTCACGGATGATACGGCAGACGATAAGTCGACCGACAATGCAAATAATAAAATAACCGCAGAGCCTACTAACGTGTCATCCGAAAAATACAGCAAGATTGTTCAGTTCGATAAAGATCTCGAGAAACAAAAACAGCTGAGCAATAAAGCAAATTTGAACGCAAAATTTTCCTTGCAGGGTTACTCGGATATCAAGGTTGGTAATAAAGTGAGCAAACTAGCGGCTCTTTATGAAGAAAGACTGCAAGGACTTCAAATCCTCAATCAGATCAACAAGACCGAAAGTCACTCTTGA